The Marivirga salinae DNA window TGATGAATTGGCTGATATTTTGGAGACGCTGGAGATTGATGATACTGTTGAGGGGTAAAGGAGTCGCACTTTTCTATAAATCATTTCAATTCTTCATTTTGAATAAAATGTAATATCTCTAATCTGGGTGGAAAGTTATTATTACCTCCCATAGCGCGCGTTGCGAAGCAAAACGCGTGCTTAGCTCAATAGTTCAATTTCCAACAACCCTCTTTTTAAACCTGCATATTCCTTTGCTGAGCTGTATTTATAATCCACCGCTTCTTCAACAATCTCTGCTTCAACAGGATTATTATGGATATAATCTAGTTTCTGTTGCAATATAAAATTATTATCTAATTCAATAGGCCGATTTCCATCCTGCCACATCTTATTAGATTTAATTCTTTTCAATTTTTATCCTGCATTTTGAAAAGCCCTTAATAGCCATTCTTTTCTACTTTCATTTATATTACTAATTTGCTCAAGTATTCTTTTGTTACTTAATTTCTTGAAATCTCTCATGACACCGCCTAGGCTTTCATTCGAATCTTTTGAACTTATAATTAAATGTAGATGGCTCGGCATAATACAAAATGCATGAATGATTAAAATTACGCTTTTCTTGATATCTTTTTAAAGTATTAATAATGATGTGATTATACTCTTTTCTAGTAAACAAATCTATCCAGTAAACTATAGTGCAGGTTACAAAATATATTCCTTCGGGATTATTGAATTTATATTTCTCTGACATGGTTTTGGTTTTATTTTTTGATAAGTGAACATATAAAAACAAATCCTATTTTACAATTCTTATCATTCCTAGAAGGGTGGTGCTAAATGCAAACAGCACGCGTTTTGCAGCGCAACGCGCGCTAGTGGGTTTCATTTTTTTATTACTAAAAATATTATCCAAAACAACACGAATAAAAAAATTACCAGTTTTATTCTTTTCATTCTAATTTCATTCATCTTTTCCGGATAAATCTCTCCCTCCTTGTAGTATCGATTCATTTCTTCGTTGGAAATTTCAGGGTAAGAAAACAAGTCATCAAAAAAATCCTTAATAAAATTTATTATTTTTCTCATTGAGTGAACATATAAAAACAAATCCTATTTTACAATTCTTATCATTCCTAGAAAGGTGGTGCTAAATAGCAAACAGCACGCGTTTTGCTGCGCAACGCGCGCTAGTGGTGATTTTTGGCGAATCCTAATAGATCATTTTAGGAAATCAATAAATTTAAAAATTTATAACCTACCAGTCAACACACAAAAATTATATTATTCCATTATTTCAACTGTGAGACTATAGCCTGAAACAATTCTACTTGACATATTTTTGCAATCGAAACCGCAAACGTTTCCGGAATTATTATTTGCTAATACCTTTTTTAATAGATTTATATTGCTATAATTAGACTTTCAACCAAACAATATACTTTATGAAACGAATTATTGCACAACTATTTAACGGATTATTGCTGATGGCAATAATTGCATCATGTTCAGATGATACAAAGCTGGAAGAACAGCGAAAACACTCTAACAAAAAAGCCACTGACCCATTTTCGGACGTCACACGCACTGATGAGAATATCAATGAAAGAAACCCAGGGCCTGGTGGCGGAATTATCATGCAAGCCTTTTACTGGGATGTACCGGCTGGCGGAACTTGGTATCAAACTATTGAAAGCAAAATTTCTGATTGGGATGCTGCTGGTGTGAGCGCCATTTGGCTCCCTCCTGTTTCCAAAGCTATGAATGGCCCAAATTCCATGGGATATGATCCTTTTGATTACTTTGACTTTGGGGATTATGACCAGCAAGGTTCAGTTGAAACCCGCTTTGGTTCTCGAACAGAACTCGAAAGCTTAATCAATACTGCCCACCAGTATGATATTGAGGTTTATGCAGATATAGTATTGAACCACAATAGTGGTGGTGATTTAGAAGCTAACCCTTTTACTGGTACAGATACTTATACTGATTACAATCCTGCATCCGGTAAGTTTTATAGATCAGCCAGTGACTTCCATCCTAATGCCGTGGTAGGCAGTGATGAAGGTGTATTCGGAGGATTCCCCGATTTAAGTCATTCAACTTCCTATGTGCAAGATTGGCTATGGAACCGAAGTGATGGTGTAGGGAAATACTATAGGGATGAATTAGGTTTCGATGGCTGGAGATTTGACTATGTAAAAGGTTTTGGCGGCTGGGTAGTACGAGAATGGATGAATAATGTGGGAGGTTTTGCCGTAGGTGAATATTGGGATGGAAACGCTCAGCTCCTTCAAGATTGGGTCAACAGCACTAATAGAACCGCTTCTGCTTTCGACTTCGCATGCTACTACAGAATGGATGAAGCTTTTGATGGAAACGATTTAACTAAACTGCAAGGCGATATGCTTTGGAAAAGAGATGCTGCTAAAGCTGTAACATTCGTGACCAATCATGATACGGATGAAATATGGGACAAAATGCATGCTTATGCTTATATTTTCACACATGAAGGCTATCCTACCCTATTCTATCAGGATTATGAAGAATGGTTAGATCAAGATAAGTTGGATAACTTAATGTGGATTCATCGAAATTTGGCCACTGGGGGAACCGATATTTTGTATGCCGATAATGACGAATATGTAGCCAGAAGAAATGGAAACCCTGGCATTGTGGTTTACCTAAATGATTCTAATCAATGGCTGGAAAGATGGGTACCAACAAACTGGGGCAACTCAGTCATCAAAGATTACACAGGAAATTCAAACTGGGAACCCACCACTCAAAATGACCAATGGGTAAAAATCCAATGCCCTCCTAACAGCTATACCGTTTGGTCATTGAAATAACTTTATTTTTAGTCGTCCGAAAGCCACCTACTTCACCGTAGGTGGCTTTTTTTCATTCTAGCTACAAATAAAATTCAGCTAAAGCTGAAATGGATTAACCAGTAGAGTAGGTCGGGGAATCTAGCGGTAAAGGACTTATTGTCACATTTGCAGTCCTAGACTCCCCGACCTACTCTACTGATAAAACTTTGTGTCTTTTGCGGTTAAATTTTCAGCTTTAGCTGAATTCTTTTGTTTTCTTTTGCCTCTTTTCCCGATGAATGCGGGACAGGTTGTGGTTCAAATCATTTCAGCTTTAGCTAAATATTCCTTCGTTATCTTAGTGTAAAACTTAGAGCAACTCCCGACTTTCAGTACGGGACAGGTTATGTGGTTAAAAGAAAACAGCCTTTGGCTGATCTTTTGTTTTCATTTACCTCTTTGTCTTTAAAAAGGTTCTTTATTGATATCAGATTTTAAGCTTAGTCAGTTAACTTTGTAGCATGCCAAAAATAGATTTATCTCAAATCAACTTACCAATAGTCGAAATTCTTCCGGAAGTAGTTCAAAAAATAAAGGAAGAACAGAATCTAATCCTTAATGCAGAAGCTGGAGCAGGGAAAAGCACTATCATTCCCTTAGCTCTTTTGGAAATCCTACAGGAAAAAAAGCAGAAAATTATTATGCTAGAGCCAAGACGCCTGGCAGCTAAATCCATTGCACAAAGGATGTCACAGTTAATAGGTGAAGAAGTGGGCAATACAGTTGGCTACAGGATCCGATTTGAAACTAGAATATCGGAAAACACCAAAATTGAAGTGGTGACAGAAGGAATTCTCAATAAAATGATGGATAGCGACCCTGATTTAAAAGAT harbors:
- a CDS encoding transposase; this encodes MKKSVILIIHAFCIMPSHLHLIISSKDSNESLGGVMRDFKKLSNKRILEQISNINESRKEWLLRAFQNAG
- a CDS encoding alpha-amylase; the protein is MKRIIAQLFNGLLLMAIIASCSDDTKLEEQRKHSNKKATDPFSDVTRTDENINERNPGPGGGIIMQAFYWDVPAGGTWYQTIESKISDWDAAGVSAIWLPPVSKAMNGPNSMGYDPFDYFDFGDYDQQGSVETRFGSRTELESLINTAHQYDIEVYADIVLNHNSGGDLEANPFTGTDTYTDYNPASGKFYRSASDFHPNAVVGSDEGVFGGFPDLSHSTSYVQDWLWNRSDGVGKYYRDELGFDGWRFDYVKGFGGWVVREWMNNVGGFAVGEYWDGNAQLLQDWVNSTNRTASAFDFACYYRMDEAFDGNDLTKLQGDMLWKRDAAKAVTFVTNHDTDEIWDKMHAYAYIFTHEGYPTLFYQDYEEWLDQDKLDNLMWIHRNLATGGTDILYADNDEYVARRNGNPGIVVYLNDSNQWLERWVPTNWGNSVIKDYTGNSNWEPTTQNDQWVKIQCPPNSYTVWSLK